Part of the Ascaphus truei isolate aAscTru1 chromosome 16, aAscTru1.hap1, whole genome shotgun sequence genome, GAGTAGTTTCCTTTAGATTTGGCAATATTGAGGTCACTAGCTACTTTGGTGAGTGCAATTTCTGTAGCGTATGCTGTGCGGATGGGGGTCAATTAGGTTGCGGGAAATAAGTAGGCCAAAAATACTTGAAGCTCTGAATACTGAATGTTCCAGGCGTTTAgtagcaaaaggcaggagggagacagggcgatagttagaaggGGCTGTAGGGTCTGGGCAGGCCTGTGAAACTCAGAATAGGTTGGCAGCCAATTCTTAAATCTGACTGTAAGACTAGCACCGCATCATCCGAGGGGCGGAACGAAAGAAATAGTCACTATAACCTACACGCACACTTTATTCCTGAATACAAAGACTACGAGTATCCGCGGAGCTACTCTACAACAATTATAAACAGAATGATTAATATATCCACAAAAGAGAAGCGCAAGCTGCCATGGTGAAGTACGTATAAATGTGTTTACTCAAGATATAGAAAACAGATGTACCCTTACATAGGGAAAAACATTAAAAGCATACAGAACCAGTGAGGAGCATCCGTCTGTGACCCGTCCCCCGGAGATGGTGTCACCATCAGAACCTTCTGAATAATCGTCTGAATATTCTctctcaggtacaggggaggagGACTCGGGCCCCTTCCCTACTATATACATGTTAATACATCTaaggaaataaagaggggttacagatagatatagacatATAGCtatagacagacagatatatagacagatatatagatagatagatagatagatagatagatagatagatagatagatagatagatatagacagaCAAAGGtaattgtgtatattataatgGTATCCGATAACTAAGCAGGGAAAAACACATTTATATCTATAAACTAGAACATTCAGTATCCAGCCGCAATCCTAATCATTTCACCATCACTATATAGGGGTTTCTTGTGGATCCCTGGGTTTTATATCTTGTTTTCAACTCCTTTAATTGTAAGCTCTGCCAGACAGAAATATCCTTCCAGCAATGTTTAAATCAGTATCATTCCGGGCGCTGTATACATTCACACTGACAATATCTGTGCCCAACCCCTCTGCTGGACCGCTGCACCCACCACTCTCTGCAAAGACTCACTCCCTcaatccctctcttcccccttgctTGCAGGTCTGTAGACAGtgctgaagagctgacaatcttatCTGAGCAGTGTGTGCGGGGCAGCTGAATACACAGTTCTCCTAGCTTGCAGAGCTGGCGATCTAATTGTCTGAGTCACAGGGACATAGTGACTAATCTGAAGGTCCGACAACAATTGCCTTGGTTGGAAGGCAGAAGCCCCGGGTGGGGCAGTCTGGTATGGAGGACAAAGATGCCCCTTGCGAGGGTGGTTGGAGAGTTGGGGGTTACTCGGTGGGAGCAGTCTCCACCTTCCTCTCCACGGTCCTCACCTTCCCCATCTACAAGACTATCTTCCGGCAGCAGCTTCACACAATGACCATTAGAGAGGCCACCCGCCAACTGGGCACAGAGGGTATCACCCACCTCTATCGCGGCCTGGGACCTCCTCTCCTGGCTAAGACGGTGCAAGGCACCCTGCTCTTCGGCACACAGGGGACCATCCAGCATCGCCTCTCCGGTGGGAACCCAAGGCCCAAGCATCGCTGCCTCTCTGGCCTCCTCTCAGGGGCGTTGGAGGCCACCCTACTGACACCCTTTGAGCGAGTACAGAATGTCCTGCAGGACGGGCGTAAGAATATCCGTTTCCCCTCTGCCAGCTCCATCCTGAGGGAGTTCTGGTCCTACCGTGGCCACGCCTGGTTGAGGCATGGTATCTACAGAGGCTTCACCCCCATCCTCGCCCGCAACACACTGGGCAGCGCTCTCTACTTCTCCTCAAAGGACCCTCTAAGAGACGCCCTGAGCGTCCGTGGGCTGCCGACCTGGATGCCAGCTCTGGGGTCTGGTGCAGTCAATGGGGCTCTCACCTCACTGGCGCTGTACCCGCTCAGTGTCCTGGTGTCCAACATGCAGGCGGAGGTTGGCAGGGTGTTGCCACGGGTAAGGGTGGTGGCGGGCGTGGTATGGGCGCATTGCGGGGGGAGAGTCTCCTTGCTTTACCGTGGGGCCTCCCTCATCGCTCTGCGCTCCTGCGTCACCTGGGGGGTGACCACCGCCATTCACGACACGTTGACCAAGCGAGGAGGACAGGGTTTGTAGGCACATCGGGAGGGTCCTGGAGGATGGAGGAATCATTACAAATGGGTCCTAtacaggagcaaagtgacctaatgacagtgacttgTTTAATGGGTTACACTACAGGGTCAGTCACACAtaagagcaaagtgacctaataacagggacgtgtttaatgggttaaaccaGGGGTGTCAAACTCACTTCATATGAGGGACCTGATTAGAATTCATTGTACTTCATTTGGGCTGTACGTACCACAAATGTTTACAATACGCAAATAAACCAAATATTTCATTTcacatgcccccctcctcacctgcttctccaccacatgctcccctcctcaacagcttctcccccacatgttcccctcctcaacagcttctcccccacatgctcccttctcaccagcttctcccccacatgctcccctcctcaccaactTCTCCCCCACATtatccctcctcaccagcttctcccccacatgttcccctcctcgccagcttctcccccacttGCTCCCcatctcaccagcttctcccccacatgctcccctcctcatctgcttctccctcacatggtCCCCTCCTCGCCtgtttctcccccacatgctccctcctcaccagcttctcccccacatgctcccctcctcatctgcttctctctcccatgctccctcctcacatctgcttctcccccacatattCCCCTCCTCACTCGCTTCTCGCCCACATGCTCCTGCGTCACCTGCTTctgccccacatgctccccccttcaccagcttctcccccacctgctcccctcctcacctgcttctcccccaaaTACTCTTCTTCTCACCTGCTTTTCCTTTACATAACATCTCGCCGGATTCTCCTgtacataacccccccccccttctctctcactcttccccatctttctctctcactcttccttctctagcccccctcccctctctctcttactaccccctcctctctctcttattcccctcctcccctctcccctctctctctcttccccctccttctgtctccccctccctctctcttacccccatTTTCCTCTTTTATCCTCCCCTCGCCCCACCTTCCACcttacctccccccaccttccaccttacctccccctctccctcttaccaccaacacctccccccttctctctctcttaggCTGGGCCCAttgtgccttcgcccgtgcggaggtgcGCGCGTCCGTGACTTCACTCGGGTGCGTTTTACGGCCATGGTAtgtgcgccgtccgtgggcgtgtctaggggcgtgccagtgacatcacagagctggttcaccctcattgggcgaaccgctcacgtgaccagcctgtcgcgccaagatatcagtttcaactgatttcttgcgcaacgcgcgccccctcccaaTTCCGCGCGCCCGCaagccgcatggacgcgaacattGCCTTATGGCGGCAgcctgttcgctcagcgtgcggccGCGTCCGCACGGTCTCCgataccatggccccagccttacccTGAACAGCGGTGTCCCCCCAGCGCTGATTATGGTGGAGCGGGGAGAAGCAGAGGCGAGAAATTAAGCGCACTGACACGTGGTCCTGCATATGGAGCACTAGTATTGGCCGGGCAAGCCTCGCAATAGTGCCTGCTGCAGTCAAGCGCGGCAGCCGCGTGTGACAGCGACGGTGCCAGTGCAGGACCCTCCCCCACGCCGGCTCTCCCAAACAGTGTGTGGAAATGCCGCCCAATGGAGGACCTCTGGTCCTTTTCTGCCGGCCGGACAAAAGCGCTCGGGGGGCTGAATGCGGCCAGCGGGCCTTATGTTTGACACCCCTGGGTTAAGGGGTCAATGTTTATTGGGACTGTCCTGTAGTTGCAGTACTACActgtgacacaggagggagctgTACTGCAAGTTACTGCTCCTGTCACCATTCGGGATGTCCCAGTCTCGCAGGGAAGAGGACAAGTACAGGACTTACATTTTTTGTAGTAACTCaataggggggtggggagggggtctcACTTATTCGGAGGGTGGTGTCACTCGTTGGtctagtctcactcattggaaggcagtctcactcattggaaagcagtctcactcattggaaagcacTCACTtagtggaaggcagtctcactcattggaaggcagtctcactcattggaaggcagtctcactcattggaaggcagtcactCATTGGGACAGTCTAACTCATTCGGAGGGTGGTGCCACTCATTGGTCTAGTCTCCCTCATTGGGGAGCAGTCTGACTCATTATAGAGCGGTCTTaatcattggaaggcagtcttacTCATAAATTAGCCAAACTAATTATAGATCAGTCACTGAGTGGTGCTCTCACTcactggagggcagtctcactgatAGACTGCCCCATATGATTGAGACTGCTCTAAGAAATGTGTGCACAGTCTCATTCagaggacagtctcactcattagagggCAGTCTCAATCATTGTAATGCAGTCTCACCAATTAGAGGGCAGCCTCACTCACAggagcagtctcactcactggaggtcagtctcactcattgggggcTCTCACTCATGGTGCCGTCTAATTCACTGGAGTACAGTCTCACACCTTTAGTGGAGCAGTCCCACTCATTAtgaaggcagtctcattcagtggGATAGAAAAACTAATTATAGAGCAGTCTCAATCATTGAGGGGTGCTCTCACTTACTGGGAGCAGTCTCACTCACTAAAGGGGAGTCTCATTCATGTGGGTGCAGTTTCACTCATTAGAGGGCAGTCCCAATTATTGGAGAGCAGCCTCACTCACAGAGGCACTCTTACTCACTGGAGAGCAGCCTCACTCACAGGGGCACTCTTACTCCCTGGAGGTCAGTCTCACACTTATTGTAgagcagcctcactcattggagaGCAGAATCACTCACAGGAAGCAGTCCCACACCTTTTGTGAAGCAGTCTCATTCACTGACAgtacagtctcactcattataaggcagtctcagtcagtcacttagattgtaagctcttaggggcAGGATCTCCCTGTGCAGTATGTTGTCATTGACTTGCTGCTCTTACTCCTCCtgtttgtaatgtatttaccttgtattgtcattttgtacagcgctgcgtacagtgttgacactatataaataaaattatacatatatacattatggggcagtctcactcactggaaggcaggtTCACTCATTGGCGAGCAGTCTTATCCATTGGCGAGCAGTCTCATCCGTTGGAGAGCAGTCTCCCTCACGGGgtagggcagtctcactcattatggggcagtctcattcattggaaggcaggtTCACTCATTGGCGAGCAGTCTCAtccattggagggcagtctcccTTATGGGatagggcagtctcactcatatgGGCGGGGAGCAGTCATACTTATTGAGCAATGTCACTCATTAGAGGGCAGTCTTAATCATTgtggaggcagtctcactcactggaatgtAGGTTCACTCCTTGGAGTTCAGTCTCTCTCTGTTTGGGgacagtctcacacattggaggGGCAGTCTCATGCATTGGAGTtatggttgccaggtggcttatctaaaaatactggacacaatggtgaaaggtgcggcacgctcgagacacacacgcacacacacacacacacccctctcaccgctccatgctgtttcctcctctcctgggccccaccctcaggctcctgacaccttctcctgattggctacattacccagcagcagccaatcaggatggaggaagctgcccagccccctataaacaaccctgctctctccctgctgagggaaatcccgcagccccccaagccgatgaggtcactatgtccagagaggtaatatcggtatacacatacatgtccagtattaccgctaatgttttactggacagtgaccaaatacaggacagtctgggtcaatactggacacctggcaaccctaattggTGTGTGGTCTAACTCAGGGGTAtgcaaactttttgccctgcgccccccttcctgctctcCCCTATTGCTCgcgcccccttaccttgtctcaagcgtcaaatgacaccgtggggtcatgtgacgtcacgtgaccccgcggcgtcatttgatgctgcgttgtcatggcgatgcgtcgcccgaAGCCGTCTCagtcaaggtaagggaacttgcaaggtcccccggcatttgatttaaatgctttggggaagagcgcggggcctctgcaaacgctgcgcccccccaaaaaaatctccccccctccagtttgcgcacccctgttctaactCATTGAAAAGAAGTCTCAGTCTCACTTATATTATTGGAAGGCAGGCTCACTCATCAAATCCTGACATCTGagctttataaaaaaataattgaatgctacaattattttctcatttGCACTTTtaattacagcaaataaaagtatCAGttgagagcacattcacatgtctcagacaggtctgcaaccctgcccttccccattatctcttagcatacagtgcttccagtgcagccagggattctgggtaatgacatgcaaatgagcacacaccaaATCTGACAATTCGGTGACATATATCCTGGATTATCTGGATTAATCAGATCATcctacagtatattaatattaACCCTCCCTGATAATCTGCAGCCAGGAGATCACCCTACATTAGCTATAAACCAAacactgtctgagcctgtccctgatgatCTGCAGTCAGGAGCTCACCCCACGTTAGATAGAAACCCCACAGTGTCACTCATAAATAAGTGTTGAGCACAGTGCacgctgggacttgtagttttgGGCATGCCCAGTTTCTCATCATGGAACCAGCACAGAAGACAAGGCTTCGGAGGCGGGGCTTGCGGGGGTGTGTCCCTGTTGCCTCACCAGGTGGGCGTGTCTCTGGTGCAGTATAAGGAGAGGGCCAGCAGGGCTGGGCTGACACTGCTATCTTCTGGTCTGCAGGGACGTGGGACTAATCGCAGCAGGTAAGAGGGACACGGTtctgggtgctggctgcagccgtCTCTTGTAGGGTGAGCATGCCCTGGGTAGGGTTTATCCTGACTCTGTACAAGTAGGGCGTAGCATGCCCTTTGTTGGGGTTCCCCCTGACTATAGGGTTTAGCATACCCTTTGTTGGGGTTCCCCCTGACTATAGGGTGTAGCATGCCCTTTGTTGGGGTTCCCCCTGACTGTAGGGTGTAGCATGCCCTTTGTTGGGGTTCCCCCTGACTGTAGGGTGTAGCATGCCCTTTGTTGGGGTTCCCCCTGACTATAGGGTTTAGCATACCCTTTGTTGGGGTTCCCCCTGACTATAGGGTGTAGCATGCCCTTTGTTGGGGTTCCCCCTGACTGTAGGGTGTAGCATGCCCTTTGTTGGGGTTCCCCCTGACTATAGGGTTTAGCATACCCTGTGTAGGGTTCCGCCTTATTCTGTAGGGTTTAGCATGCGCTGTGTAGGGTTCCGCCTTATTCTGTAGGGTTTAACATGCTCTGGGTCTTGTTCCCCCTGACTGTGGGGTTTAGCCTGCCCTGGGTGGGGTCCCCCTTACCCTGCAGGGTTTAGCCTGCCTTGGGTGGGGTCCCCCTTACCCTGTAGGGTTTAGCCTGCCTTGGGTGGGGTCCCCCTTACCCTGTAGGGTTTAGCCTGCCTGGGTGGGGTTCCCCCTTACCCTGTAGGGTTTAGCCTGCCTGGGTGGGGTTCCCCCTTACTCAGTCGGGTTTAGCCTGCCCAGGGTGGGGTTCACCCTTACCCTGTAGGGTTTAGCCAGGGTGGGGTTCCCCCTTGCACTGTAGGGTTTAGCCTGCCCGGGTGGGGTTCCCCCTTGCTCTGTAGGGTTTAGCCTGCCCAGGGTGGGGTTCCCCCTTACCCTGTCGGGTTTAGCCTGCCCAGGGTGGGGTTCCCCCTTACTCTGTCGGGTTTAGCCTGCCCAGGGTGGGGTTCCCCCTTGCCCTGTCGGGTTTAGCCTGCCCAGGGTGGGGTTCCCCCTTGCTCTGTAGGGTTTAGCCTGCCCAGGGTGGGGTTCCCCCTTACCCTGTAGGGTTTAGCCTGCCCTGGGTGGGGTTTCCCCCTTGCTCTGTAGGGTTTAACCTGCCCCTGGTGAGGTTCCCCCTTACTGTGGGGTTCAGCCTGccctgggtggggtgggtgtggtTCCCCCTTACTGTAGGGTTTAGCCTGCCCTGGGTGgggttcccccttaccgtgtagGGTTTAGCCTGCCCTGTGTGGGGTTCCCCCTTACCCTGTAGGGTTTAGCCTGCCCTGTGTGGGGTTCCCCCTTACCCTGTAGGGTTTAGCCTGCCCTGTGTGGGGTTCCCCCTTACCCTGTAGGGTTTAGCCTGCCCTGTGTGGGGTTCCCCCTTACCCTGTAGGGTTTAGCCTGCCCTGGGTGGGGTTTCCCCCTTGCTCTGTAGGGTTTAACCTGCCCCTGGTGAGGTTCCCCCTTACTGTGGGGTTCAGCCTGCCCTGGGTGGGGTGGGTGCGGTTCCCACTTACTGTGGGGTTTAGCCTGCCCTGGTTGGGGTTCCCCATTACCCTGTAGAGTTTAGCCTGCCCTGTGTGGGGTTCCCCCTTACCCTGTAGGGTTTAGCCTGCCCTGGTTGGGGTTCCCCCTTACCCTGTAGGGTTTAGCCTGCCCTGGTTGGGGTTCCCCCTTACCCTGTAGGGTTTAGCCTGCCCTGGTTGGGGTTCACCCTTACCCTGTAGGGTTTAGCCTGCCCTGTGTGGGGTTCCCCCTTGCTCTGTAGGGTTTAGCCTGCACTGTGTGGGGTTCCCCCTTGCTCTGTAGGGTTTAGCCTGCACTGTGTGGGGTTCCCCCTTACCCTGTAGGGTTTAGCCTGCCCTGGGTGGGGTTCCCCCTTACCCTGTAGGGTTTAGCCTGCCCTGGGTGGGGTTCCCCCTTACCCTGTAGGGTTTAGCCTGCCCTGGTTGGGGTTCCCCCTTACCCTGTAGGGTTTAGCCTGCCCTGGTTGGGGTTCACCCTTACCCTGTAGGGTTTAGCCTGCCCTGTGTGGGGTTCACCCTTGCCCTGTAGGGTTTAGCCTGCCCTGTGTGGGGTTCCCCCTTGCTCTGTAGGGTTTAGCCTGGCCTGGTTGGGGTTCCCCCTTGCTCTGTAGGGTTTAGCCTGCCCTGGTTGGGGTTCCCCCTTACCCTGTAGGGTTTAGCCTGCCCTGGTTGGGGTTCACCCTTACCCTGTAGGGTTTAGCCTGCCCTGGTTGGGGTTCCCCCTTACCCTGTAGGGTTTAGCCTGCCCTGTGTGGGGTTCCCCCTTGCCCTGTAGGGTTTAGCCTGCCCTGGTTGGGGTTCCCCCTTACCCTGTAGGGTTTAGCCTGCCCTGGTTGGGGTTCCCCCTTACCCTGTAGGGTTTAGCCTGCCCTGGTTGGGGTTCCCCCTTACCCTGTAGGGTTTAGCCTGCCCTGGGTGGGGTTCCCCCTTACCCTGTAGGGTTTAGCCTGCCCTGGGTGGGGTTCCCCCTTACCCTGTAGGGTTTAGCCTGCCCTGGGTGGGGTTCCCCCTTACCCTGTAGGGTttctcctgtctgtgtcctgcagctGATTTGGCACACTGGACCCTACTGGTCACTGATTGGACCCCGTTCTGCCACAATGGTGTATTTAGGTCATGTCACTGGGTCCTCTTTACCCACCAACCTGGGCACTGTAACCTTATATACCATTCCTGTCCCCTGCTGCCCCAATTAACCCATCCCTGACCGAGGGGACAGCCACACGTGGGTTGGTGTAATGCAGTGTATgcattgtgtggtgtatataaataaaataaccaGAAGAATAACAATTTACTAATTTAATACTTGTATATTGTAATATTACATAATCCCAACAGCCCTTTAATAATCTGCATGCACACGTGCCAGGCGCATTACGGCTCTAACTGCCCCCGGTAATGCCCGCGTCTCTGTATATAGGTGGTGTGGGTGGAGGCGCCATATACAGCCCTGTCAATGCCCACACTCGTGTCCAGATCTGTATGGACATGGTGATCTGGCGCAACGCTCTGCAGCCGTGGTAGCTCCCCCTGGCGCAACGCTCTGCAGCCGTGGCAGCCCCCCCTGGCGCAACGCTCTGCAGCCGTGGCAGCTCCCCCTGGCGCAACGCTCTGCAGCCGTGGCAGCTCCCCCAGACGCAACGCTCTGCAGCCGTGGTAGCTCCCCCCCAGGCACAACGCTCTGCAGCCGTGGTAGCTCCCCCAGGCGCAACGCTCTGCAGCCGTGGTTGCTCCCCCCCAGGCGCAACgctctgcagggagggggggacgttCCACTCGCCCACTGCCAGTAACCCTTTATCTGCCGGGGTTAGTCTCCCTGCCATGTGGTACAGGGAAGGGTTACAAAATGAAACCAGCCAGTCACTGGGCAGGCGGGCGATGCAGAAGCAACTTCTCCCACGTAACCTTTGCCTGGGGGTCTGGATGTCCGTCCCCTCGGGCAGCGGAAGGGTTAATTGCCGAGggaggtgcaatgctctgcagactaTGCTTGAGACCATGTAGAGAGTGCAGCTTTAGGGCAGCGCTTCTAgtgacagcgacgcaacgtcgcggcaaaacaaatgcattgccgcctgCGCTTATAGCGCGCGCGACGGCCTGATCGCGGGAAGTCATCTCAGTTTGctttttttcagcgaccgcagcctgcTGGCGCCGGAACTATAAGCGTAGCCCTAGTTTGCGCCTTCTGCTGTGAGCCGGTCCTTCCAGCTGCCAGGAGCAGATTTTTTATGCTGTTGGCCACACTTAAATcgggctgcttttttttttttcttcgttaATTAGTAAGGCACACGGCTGGTATTAAATTGGCGCGGCTAATTTGAAACGGGAATGCTGTATGTCGTTGGCTGGAAGCGCTTAGAGCGTTTGTATACAGATCCACGCTGTAAGTAACGAGTATTACGCCCCGCAGGTATGTCTGATAAACCCAGCATGTCCGAGGTGGAGGACTTTGACCACCGGAAACTGCGCAAAACCAACACGGAGGAGAAAAACACCCTGCCCTCcaaagagagtgagtgaggggtgtggagggggggtgggggaaaggtgtgtgagggggtgggggaaaggtgtgtgagggggtgggggaaaggtgtgtgggggaaggtgtgtgtgtggggggggggggaggagagggtgtggGCTCTGCCGTGTTGGGGTGTGGACTCTGTGTTGGGGGGGTACAGTGGGGGCTCTGCATGGAGGAGGGACAATTCGATGTGAAAGGATTCTTATTCTAGCCACGTGGTTGACCCTTCGTCCCTTTATTCTGCAGTTCCAGCTCTGTGGCCCATGGgggcagtaccgctgctttcacCTCTGCGGATTAGAGTGTCCCCTCTTCATTTTAAACACCGCAGTCTGTAAAATTATCCAGCGTTCACCCCGCAGAATTTGCAGTCTGCCGTGCAGGGGTTaatctctgtttctctcccctccatgctcAGGAATTTTGGcagaatttgtttaatttttttttgtttaaacttCTTGTAATAAACAatttgtgggggagggtggaggggggggtagcTGGCTGGTGTCAGGGCGCAGGAATCCCGGGATGTTTACGGCTCTAATTTGGGATTTTAACTGCTTCACTGCAGTGTCCAGTGTGGCTTCCTATATTACTTATAGGGTCAACCCCACAGGGGCAGGTGAGGTGTATCTAATAGttgggtcactttgcccctatgtggggaAAGCCCCTTTTTTAACCCAAGTGGAACTGCCCCGTTACCCTGTAAAACACGTCACCTTGCTCCTCCTGTGGGGCTGACCCCACTTTAACACCCCTCCTTTTTCCTGGTGGGCATTAACTCTTTgtcttctctctcctgtccctgcagcaatccAACAGGAGAAGGAGGCTTGTAAGAAATCCTAAACATGATGTCTGCCGGTCCTGttgtttcacccccccttccctcccccccaaccatcAACCTTTCCTCCGCTGACCCTTTACTGGCCTTTTGCATAGTAAAGGCCTTCACCATCATCCTTCGTCTTCACTCTGCAGGAGGGTTTATTGTGTATATGAGATGTTCTGCTGTCTACAAAAAataaatccatatatatatattttttttcccctctcagaATGCGTTGTCTGTTTTTATTTCCTTGGGGTTTCGCAATGTCCCATGTAAGCTGTAGTCGGGTATTAGATGGGGTAATCccggactgtgtgagcctgtcccccGTAATCTGCTGTGATCACCCTGCATTACATATAATCCCAGGACTGTCTGAACTTTCTCTGAACATTGAGACATACTATGTGTCTGACAGGCTTCGTCAGGAACTCGTTAGATTAGGAAATGTCGTTAAATTTCACTTCTGCAAAAACAACGGGAACAGCAAATCTTACATAATCCAATGTGATCCAGCACATATCTACCTGCATTGTGTAATGATGCCGAGTATACACTGATAATGGacgtgctgtataatgatgcagagtatacaCTGATCCCGGACATGCTATGCTGTAAAGTGCAACAGTCCgaccataggaaaggaaatccctgccccgtagagcttacaatctaaggcccgggccatggtgccttcgcctgtactgaggctgtgggaaagcaggtgctttccctggccgtggggggcgttcctaggggcgtcacggagctggttcgctctcattgggcgaaccgctcacgtgacctgcgtgtTGCCCCAAGAAATCGGTTTCAATTGATTTCTTGCGCaatgcgcgccccctcctgcctccgcccgCGCCCGAACGGTCTGGctgcgatcaatgccttaaggcagcgTGATCGCGCCCCGTGCAGACACCGCGTGGTCTCCCACaccgtggactcggccttagtGGTATGCTGGGAGATGTACAGAGACAGCGGGTGAGGGAATACGTGTTGTAGATGGCAGTGcgtggccacaatgggtggtaggagtgactgggtgggacagtggccatgagtgcaggctattgggatgtttgaTTTAAGAGGGAAGTTTTAAGGTTGGTATTATggttgg contains:
- the LOC142467402 gene encoding solute carrier family 25 member 53-like, with protein sequence MEDKDAPCEGGWRVGGYSVGAVSTFLSTVLTFPIYKTIFRQQLHTMTIREATRQLGTEGITHLYRGLGPPLLAKTVQGTLLFGTQGTIQHRLSGGNPRPKHRCLSGLLSGALEATLLTPFERVQNVLQDGRKNIRFPSASSILREFWSYRGHAWLRHGIYRGFTPILARNTLGSALYFSSKDPLRDALSVRGLPTWMPALGSGAVNGALTSLALYPLSVLVSNMQAEVGRVLPRVRVVAGVVWAHCGGRVSLLYRGASLIALRSCVTWGVTTAIHDTLTKRGGQGL
- the LOC142467404 gene encoding thymosin beta-15A-like; protein product: MSDKPSMSEVEDFDHRKLRKTNTEEKNTLPSKETIQQEKEACKKS